In Brassica napus cultivar Da-Ae chromosome C2, Da-Ae, whole genome shotgun sequence, the sequence CAATTGCACGCTTCCCTTTAGGCAAAGTAGTAACAGTCCATGTGTGATTGTCCTGCAAGGCACCGTGTTCACTGTCCATCGAGTCGCACCAGACATCAATTTCTGCTGCTTCTTTGTAAGATCGAGGCTCAACATTAACCGTAACCGAAGCAAGGAAAGTTTGTTGAGCTGGAGAAAAACGATGGTCAGACAAGAAATCAGTTAAGGGATAAGTACACTTACTTGAGGACTGTTGGTGTGAAGGAGGAGAAGCGTGAATGGGGTCAATGGGGTCTTTCTTGAACTGAGCCGAGTAAGTAACATATGGCTTTAACAAGACCGAAGGAATCTTAGTACGTCTACCATGACCTAGATCAGTATCAGATTGTGATGGAACTGGGTCCGGTGATTGTGAAGGAGCTGAGTCAGATGTAACAGGTAAGACCTCTGCTGAAGTATTACTAGCTCCCCCTGTCTGTGATACTTCCATAGTCTGAGATTTACTTGAATTGTGATCGTCAAACAAGGCAGGATGAAGATCCATCTTTAGAGCAGGTGGAGAAACAGAGTCAGATGATGTTTCAAACGGAAAAACTTCTTCCTGGAAGTGAACGTCTCTTGACACGAACTTCTTTTGAGTGTCCAAGTCGAGAACTATCCAgccttttttttcaaattcataACCGAGAGACAAACACTTGATGCCCTTTTCAAGAAACTTGTCCTTATCACGAATAACACGCCGAGCATAACAGAGAGAGCCAAAGACACGCAGATTGTCATAACTCGGGATTGAACCATATAACAATTCGTAACGTGTTTTTCCTTTGAGAATGACAGAGGGTGTGCGGTTAATAAGATAGGTAGCAGCCATTATTGCTTCTCCCCAAAAACGAATTGGTAAGTGTGCTTGAAAGAGCAAAGATCTAGCTACATTAAGGATGTGGCGATGCTTGCGTTCCACTCGACCGTTTTGTTGTGGTGTAGCTACACAAGACGTCTGATGGATAATCCCTTTTTCAGCAAAGTAGGAGCGCATACAAGTGAATTATGTGCCGTTATCTGTTCGTATGATTTTGACTTGTTTCTGAAATTGGCGTTCGACAAATGCGAAGAACCGTTTTAAGGAGTTTGAAACCGCAGAtttttcaagaagaagaaaagtccAGACAGCCCTGGAGTGATCATCTACAATCGTCAGGAAGTAATAGGAACCGCAAGATGCAGGAGTTCTATAAGGCCCCCAGAGATCACAATGTATCAAAGTAAAAAATCTCATCTGCTTTATTAATACTTGTAGAAAAGGTTTCACGTGTTTGCTTTGCCCTTAAACAAACATCACAAACTGACTCTAAAACACCATGTTCACGTGAATGAACATTAACACCAGAAACACCAGATAAAAACGAAAGCACTTTAGACGACGGGTGACCTAACCGGCGATGCCATAAACCTCGCTTCTGCAACTGAACAGCATTACCAGCGTGAATGTCAACTGCCCCCTTGTAGTGATAGACCTCATTACGCTCCTCACCCGCACCAATCAAAGACCTCAAAGCTAGGTCCTCTATCACATAAAACTTTCTTGTAAATATAACGCAACTGGCAATATCTCTTAATAATTGAGCAACTGAGATGAGTGTTATGGTAAGATCAGAAGTGTAGAACACATTATGCAAAACAAGTTTGCCTCCAAAATTCATCGTTCCATGGCTAGTAGCCCAAGTAACGCCTCCATTAGGTAAGCCAATAGGACATGGAGCAATTTTAATCATATTGGTTAACAGAGTAATATCACCAGTCATGTGGTGCGATGCGCCGGAGtcaaaaataatatcataacGACTTTGTCTCCCAAGAAGTACTAGTTGATCTTTCTTACCAGATCCTTTTGCGGAAGCACCAGACTTTTGGGTAGCCAAGAATTGAGTTAAAGATTGTCATTGTTCCAGCGTAAAGTTTGGTACTCCTGGTGAAGTTACGTTTGATGTGTCTGCTACCTGCATCGTATTGGTGCGAAAACCTGAGCCTCGTCCTCTACCACGATTTGAGTTGTCGAAGCCATGTCCTCTGCCTCCACCACGAGCTTTTCCTTTGTTATTGTCAACCCAACAATCAGGATAGCCGTGAAGCTGAAAACAGCTTGCCACCTCATGTCCAGATTTTCCACAATGAGTGCACTTCATGTTTTTGTTGTTGACACGAACTGCTGCTGCCGTAGGTGTGGAAACCGCAGCTGAAAGGCCAACTGGTGGACTCTGTTCTTCTTTAGAGCGAGTTGCATTGAGATGTCGTTCCTCCTGAACGATCTGAGAGTACACCATATCCagattaagatcatcaacacgACTGAGAACATTACAACGAGAGGTACCAAAACGAGTACTGTCAAGTCCCATGAGAAATTGATGAACTCGAATCTTCTCACAGTGCTGCTCATATTTTATCATAGCAGCGCATGTGCTGGTGCGACAACAACATTCAAAACCAGCATCAAAATCAGCTAAATCATCCCAAAGAACTTTGAGATGACCAAAGTAGTGCTCCACAGTTTGTCCTTCCTGCTTGCAAGCAACAAGATCCGATCGTAGCTGATGATCACGAGTACCATCGCTCACCGAGAAACGTCTTTTAAGACTACCCCACATTAGTTTGGCATTTTGAACAAGAGACACTGATGATCTCAAACGAGGTTCAATACTGCTGTAAATCCAGCCGATTATCATGGAATTTACCATGTCCCACTTTTCTGCATCAACAGAATCCTTGGATGGTTGAGGAATAGAACCATCTAGAAAACCAATCTTCCTTTTAGCACGAAGCGAATTCAACATCAGCTTCGACCATCGCTCATAGTTCTCGCCATTGAGAAGGATCGGAGCTTGCATCTGACTTGTGTTGTCAGACGGGTGCAAGTAATAAGGAGAGGTCATCGACTTCTCTGTAACAGATTGTTCGGTAGCCGAACTGGTAATATTCATGATAGAGAatgaaaatctaaaaaaaaaaatttgagaaatgagaaatgagaaatttaaagtatttgtGGCTCTGATACCCTGCCAAGATTAGAGAAGAGCTTCAGAGCTTGATCTTTATTGATGTACGTGGGGTGTTTATATATACCCAATTACAAGATAAGGAAAATTATAGAATATACTCTAAACATATCTAAACAAATGTTTATCCTCAAGGATTCTAGTATATCGTATCGCTAATATATCAAAGACTCTCCATACTAAAAGAAAGAAACCTGGAactgttataaatcattaagtgGATTGCCCATAACCAAGACCAAGACAAGGCCCAGCCGTGGCCaatggaggagagagagtcggcggccAAGTCCTAGCCAACCTAGGATAAggatgttttccttttctccgttttagtagttttcctatttccagttgtattaggttttggataatttcctttttacttatcttgtaatccttatataaaggaacctcTATTGATCATTAATAAACACAGACAATTTCtccattcttttacaacacgttatcagcacgatagactccaaaaccctgagacaaaatcgaaacctataaaccctaaaacctaagcCGGCGGCGACGATCCTAGACGAACTCCGACCAAGCTCAACTCCGATCAAGCTCAGCTTCAGACGTTCCCTGTCCGTGATCAACATCCTCAGCCTCAGCTCAATTTGCATCCAGTTTCAGATCACGAGCCCATCCAGACGCAACCTCATCCGCGATAAGCAACCGCTCGCGATCGTCCTCGGcaccgcgacccgataggagccATCCCGCGTCTGTTCGTCTCAGCTCGTCTCTgatctttggtggtccggttcagaTCTACAAAAACAAAGGTACAAACAAAATCTGAGAACATAATGATCAAACCTAAAACCCCCAAATCCATTATTATGGAATCCCATGTTCttgatcaaaaccctaaaacatataaatctaaaatCGACAATCTCATAACTAGTAATAGAAATCGATTCCTTAGAACATATTGATTGCTGTTATTGATTGTTCCTGATCAGAATTTaagaaaccctaaacctaaaagaTTGAATCCGATTTTAAATTGATTGAGTGTTTAATGATCTGAGGttttaggattgatagattgattgaataaTCTAAATCGAATTTaaatcctaaaggccttgaaacgttgaaatcatattaattaaaccGGCAGCCTATATTGTttaaattgaaaccctaaatatataaattgaatCCAATAGAAATCGAATTTCTAAGATTGTTTGCATTACATCTAAATCTGAATTGAATTGCATTCGTCTTGTTTAAATCGACCAGCATATAGAACATACGAATTCGAATTTGATTTCATTAATAAAAGTATATGGCCGTGTGGACTTAATCTTTCTATCACATGTAGAATCATAAACTAGGATTGTTCGCACCATGGTCAAGTAGATTTCATATAGCCGATCCTATTGTTTTGATTATATGGCCGCATAAGGCATGCTTGTAGCCGATTTCTTTTGAATGTCTTATGGTCGAATGATCACATTGTGAATCTGAATTTTAAATGACAATGTGAtccagatgtcgaaaatctcaaatcttgactatgcagcccttaatctctctaGAGATAACTATTTacagtgggcgctagatacaaagatcaaCCTGAGGTCaaagggactcggtgatactatcatcgagGGAAACAATGAGAATGATAAAAACAGATACATGGCGATTagtattatacgccatcacctCATTGAAGGTTTAAAGGATCAGTACCTGAcaatggaaaatccactagactttTGGACCGCTTTACAGcgtagatatgatcaccagaaaacggtgctacttccaaaggctagatatgagtggaagaatctcagattcatggactataagtccgtggatgaatACAATTATGTATTATTCAAAATAGTTTCAATGATGAGACTGTGTGGTGAAGAAGTAACCGAGAAAGAGTTACTTGATAAGACCTTGTCTACATTCCATTCAACGAATGTGTTGCTGCAGCAgcagtatagagagagagaggattcgccacatatactgatctgatctcgtgcctacTTCTGGCCGAGGCTAATAATGAACTCCTGATgaaaaacagtgagatgagacctccaGGTTCAGCACCATTACCAGAAGCTCAcaaagctgaacatgaaaagaaagatcccaaagaaAGCAACCACGTCTATAATGAGAGCAGAACACACGGCAGAGGCCGTGGTGGGTACAAGGGACGTGGTGGCCGTGACAATAACTCATATGGCCGTGGATatggaaaccacaataaccgtggtcatGGTTCCAGCTATGGCCGTGGAAGAGCCAATTTTGGCCGTGTTCGAGGCGGTATATCCAAACCGTCTCACTCGACCAAATCTGTTTGTCACAGGTGCGGGATGAGtaaccattgggccaagaactgcAGAACCCCTAAACATCTATGTGAACTCTATCAGGAGAGTCTTAAGAACAAGAACTCAGAAGCTCATATGGTTCACGACAATGGgtatgatgctgatgatgatttCGACCATGAAAAGGATGATCTAATGGATCATGAGACATCAGATTGTCTTAAAGACTAATTCGACTTTTATTTGATTGTTCTATGATtgctttggtgtttttttttatttttgattgtttgaatttataatatgaaagctttaaagttttataaagtcTCTGAGATTATaaatcttcttatatatatagaaatgaatgatgaaatgagtatacttgtggtggatagtggctcAAGTCACACAATtcttagagacaaaagatatttcgTCAATCTCATAATGCAAAGTGCAAACATACACACTATTGCGGGTGTGGCcggcctgattgaaggtcacggccaggccTATATATTAATGCCTAAAGGCACTCGTCTAGAGATTAAAAATGTCTTATATTCCCTCAGCTCTAAAAGGAGCCtattgagtttcaaggatataagattgaatggtttccaccttgaaacatgggaagaaggaaataaagaattccttaacatatTTTTGATCACCCAAGGCAATAGGACGGTCCTAGAGACTGTACTCGCAATAGCTACTGGTCTATACTAtgcaaagatcagtatgatcgaggctaatgcctgcgaaaatttcactctatggcataaccggcttggccatcccggtacTAGTATGATGCGAAAACTGATaatgaattcacaagggcacacattcaaaggagttgtcccaaataatctcacatgtgcagcatgtacacaagggaaactcataactagGCCTTCACCAGCCAAAGTAAATAAGGAAATCATaaattttctggaaaggattcagggagatatatgtggaccaatacacccacctagtGGGACGTTTCGGTATTTCATGGTcctgattgatgcatcgaccagatggtcgcatgtttgcCTATTATCCACATGAAATTTGGCATTTGCACGCCTGCTTGCTCAGATcataagactgagagcacattttccagattttcctttaaagactatacgtctagacaatgctggtgagttcacgtcccagaCGTTTAATGagtactgtatgtccatggcggtaagtgtggaacactctgtggcacatgtacatatacagaacggcttggccgaatctttTATTAAACGCATACAGCTGATAGCccgaccattactcatgaggtctAAACTTCTGGTATCAGCGTGGGGACATGCAGTATTACATGCAGCAGAACTGATTCgtatcaggccatctagtgagcatagatattcgccATCCCAGTTActcacgggtcatgagccagacgtgtcccacatcaaaacatttgAATGTGCCGTttacgttccaattgctccaccacagagaactaaaatGGGACCACAAAGGAGGATGGAAATATACGTTGGATATGACTCCCCAaccattataaagtatcttgagccaacaaccggtgatttgtttaaggctaGATACGCAGACTCACactttgatgagtccacatatccgaccttagggggagataacagccggttgagcaaagaaatagaatggtctcgaccatcaatatcttggcaagatcctcggactaaagaatgtgatatggaagtccaaaagataatacatcttcaaaagctagctaatcaattgccagattcatttgctgacccgaatagagtgactaagtcatacataacggcttgtaatgcacctatAAGAATAGAAGTCCATAAGGGACaaggtcaagtggctacagagtcaaACCAACGTCtaaaacgtggtagacctattggttccaaagataaacagcctcggaagtccaagagaggtgccAGACCCGAGAGCATTAAGGAAACCGTTCATGACATTGATGGACCGGCCGAGCCGACCAGAGCGGTCCAGCCGTGTGGGCCGGCCACACCAAATGAACTGGCCGTTCCATATAATGAGGTTCGGGACGCTGAACTTCATGGAATGCTAGGTCTGGAtaatcaagagatctctatcaattatataatgtctggaacgaaatggaacagaaaagatatcgatgtcgatgatatatttgcatataaagtagcacttgagatcatggaaatagatgaggatctagaacccacgtccatatatgaatgcatgcaaagatcagattggatcaaacgGAAAGAatctataaacgtggagttagaatcattaaagaaaagaggcgtttttggccctataaccgtgacaccaagagatgtcaaaccagtgggataaaAATAGGTCTttgtgaagaaaagaaatgagaaaggagaagtagtgagatataaagcacggcttgttgcacaaggattctcacagagaccgtgaatagattatgaggagacgtactcccctgtggtggatgcaactacattaCGATTTCTAATCAGTCTGGCTAAAAGAAAAGCTTGATttacgcctaatggatgtagtgactgcatacctgtacggtccactggataatgaaatctatatgagagttccagagggtgttgagctcaaagataagagatgttctcgagaacagc encodes:
- the LOC106377953 gene encoding uncharacterized protein LOC106377953, producing MRPPGSAPLPEAHKAEHEKKDPKESNHVYNESRTHGRGRGGYKGRGGRDNNSYGRGYGNHNNRGHGSSYGRGRANFGRVRGGISKPSHSTKSVCHRCGMSNHWAKNCRTPKHLCELYQESLKNKNSEAHMVHDNGYDADDDFDHEKDDLMDHETSDCLKD